The genome window ATTAGCGCttattgaaaaaatgaaaaagaaaagttctttattcaaaataaaaaatgaaataaaatatttaaatagtcTTTTAAAGAAAAAACGTATGCAATGGAAATAGACAATTGGGATGCCTTGCATCATGGCAATTGTTGCAAATATTACTCCAATCAGCCCATACTCATTGTTGAATCATAAAATTCGGGATAACCAAACATATTACTCACTGAACAAAATACATAATATCAACTGAAAAATGCACCAAAGGAAGGAAacatcataattcataatcaCTGTTCTCAAGACATGTGGCAACTTAAAATGATTCAGAAACAGTTGCAGATGATATACTAAAGTAACTAAACGGACTAATTTATGCATAATTGCATATAAATACACGTAGGTACACTGTATATATCACATGAATTGCAGAACCAGTGATTAGGACAAGAAATGAGCCATAATTGGAAAAGAAAACCAACCTGGAAAGCATTTTCTGCATCCAACATATGCCCATGTTCAGACATGGGCTGCTCAGCAGTTAAAGCAGATATTAGCTCCTGAAGAATAATGGCCGTGGATCTCTTTGCTGGATTATCCCCAGACACCATTTCATCCTCTTCTTGACAAGTCAATTCCTTCAACTTTTGTTCCAGAAGAGCACCTAAAGCATCTCCTTTCAATGGCAATTGCTTCTGCAAAGACACATGTTTCACACTTCCATCCACTATTTCATTGTGCTGTTCAGAAGTACTCTTCCTAGTTATGTCAATTTGATCGTCTCTTTTCAGCTTCAGTTGAGATGAAATTCCAGCCTTATATTTCAGTGGGGAATTAAAGGTGAAAGATACAACATCACTGTCCTTATGGGTAATGGATCTATCAAGGTTACAATGACAAGCTGATCTGCAAGTCTGGGAGGGAGAATTAACCCCCATCTCTTTCCCAGTCACACCACCACACTTCGCGTTTCTATGCTTTCCAAATGCAGAATTGTCACAAGGACTTTCAGTTTGCCTATTGAACATTGGGTTTCTCAAATTTGATAAGGATTTATCCTGCCCGTTGCTAAATTGTTCATTGGAATCAAACGTATGAGTATCCCCCTCACAAGGTATCCTTAGTGGGGTTTGACCACTTGAGCTTCTGTTCAAGGAAATAAAATCTTTGGCTTCAGTCACAGCAATGACAGCCACCGACGTTCTCCTGCTTCGTAAATTACTTGATTTAGCCCTTGGTGGCATTCTCTCTCTGACTAAGGACTTCCAATTCGAAGATTGAGTCCTGATCTTAGAGGAACAAGAAGATGATTCATCTCTTGGAACCTTGCACCGATGGCTTGCTAAATGCCAATGAGCTTGACCTTCTAGACATCGAAGTTTCCTCTCCACAGTGGGATCATCATGAGCTTGAATGCTGCCTTTTTCGCAACCACCAAGTGATATGGGATGATCTCGATGTCTCTGAGACattgcttctctttcctgctcgAGAGAGGACACAAGTACCCTTGCCTTAGTTCTTCCTACTTCTAATGCAGAGTCATTGAGCATGTTCAGAGCAGACATCGGATAATAAATAAATGGCTGACCCTCCAAATCTACTCTTGAATTGACAACATCAAGCGTATTGCCACAAGTTTTGTAAGAAGTCTGACCCATCAAATCCATACCCACGTTCACATTATAATTGGATTGGTTCGCTACATCTGGGGACAGAGTTCCTGCTTCGTCAGTCAAAACATCATCTTTCACTCGATAATGCATTGAACTTGAATAAGTAAGAGTGCATTTTGCTCTATTCGTAGCTTGCAAACCAGGTTCCAGAATTCTTGTAGCAGCATAAATCAACCTAGATGCCCTACATGAATTCCTCGCAGAGGATATTCTTGGACTTTTCACCGGTGGAGCAAGCTTCGGTGGATGATGCTTTCTACTTTGTGACAAAACACTCATCATATTCAATGCATCAGCACCACATCTAGTTGCACCTTGTGTCTGGCACTGCCCTGTTTTCTGAAGCTTTTGAGGTCTGAAATCAAGCTTTGCTTTTACCTTGTCTAAACTTAAATCCCCCCTTTCACATACAGCAGGACTACTAACAAATTTCTCTACCCCCCTCTCCGAAAGGACCGAAACCTTTTCCAGCCTATCTCCTTTCAAATCTGGGATGGATTCAAGACCCATAAGCCTAGCAACCAAACCAGGATCGCGCATTTCATGGGTTTGCCCCTTATCGGAAACACTGTGATTCCCATTCGTCTTTGCATTTGGAAAACCCCCACTATTCTCGTCAGCAATCTATCAATTCATAAAGAGATATCCTTTCCGTATTAGAAAAAAATAACCATAAATGATGAGGAAGCAcataaaaaagggaaagaagatTGAAATCCACAGTTGCAAAAAAAGGCACACCAGTTTAAGCTGTGCCTTGGGCATCTTCTCATCTCCAAACTTCTTTGAAACTTGTGTTCCACGAGCTAACAAGAACGCCGTAACAGAAATCAGGTTCCCTGTGTCAGTTAATCATCCAAATAGAAGGCACAGAAACAGAGAGACGCAGACAGAAGGACTAACCTGGGGGAAGTAGTCTCCGGGAGAAGAGCTTCTTCTTGACAAACCTACTGTTCCAATCGAAGAGATGGAAGAGAATACCCACACAACCACCAGGTCTGTTAGTCCTTTTCTCAATGATCGCCAAAGACGACCCTGTCGTCTTCCCACTCGCTTCGCTCATCTCCCCAAACAACAATCAAATGGAAAAACCTCCAAAATCTCTGTAAAACCCACCAAAGAAATAGCCATGAAGTTTTTCGAGCGAAGAAGCTTAAACCCACAACACAGCAAAGAATGGTCCTAAAAGAAGAGGTACTCAAATGGGTCAGATAcgaaaacacacaaaaaagatTTTCTCGATAACGCAAAAGACCTTGCAATAATGTAGTATGATTCTGTTAAGGGAGGAAAACGGCATTACAGAGTAGCAGAAGTGCAGAACGACGATTCCACGGTACAAAACCTGCGAAAAGAGAAGAACTGGAGAATGGACTTTTTGTATACGTGCAGTGAGTACCAACATGACTTGACGCGAAAAGAGCGAGTGATTGGAATGAAAGGATGATCAAATCAATCTAAAAGCAAGCGGAGATTAGGTGGGATTGGTGTGTTTGGTGCAAAGTCCCAGGAAATGAAGCTCCAAGCTCTTCAGGTTCTGGCATTTGGCACTTGGCACTTGGCAGTGGTTAAAGAGAGAGCCTTCTGTTTCTGAAAAAGGCTGGTCCGTCTTTCTGCGGCTCAAGATAAAGAagagactgagagagagagTCTGCAGGGTGTGTacagtgaagagagagagagacaaacaTCCCACGCGCAGCGAAGCCTGTATTTATTTAAGGCTATGGATGGGGTTGGGGAGAGTGGAAGGGTAGTTCTGATAGGATTTGGGTCTTACCTCAACTCTTGCTTGGCAATCACACTGAGAGGATATTTGTATGAGTTGCAAAACTCGGTCCGAATTTA of Tripterygium wilfordii isolate XIE 37 chromosome 13, ASM1340144v1, whole genome shotgun sequence contains these proteins:
- the LOC120011985 gene encoding uncharacterized protein LOC120011985 translates to MSEASGKTTGSSLAIIEKRTNRPGGCVGILFHLFDWNSRFVKKKLFSRRLLPPARGTQVSKKFGDEKMPKAQLKLIADENSGGFPNAKTNGNHSVSDKGQTHEMRDPGLVARLMGLESIPDLKGDRLEKVSVLSERGVEKFVSSPAVCERGDLSLDKVKAKLDFRPQKLQKTGQCQTQGATRCGADALNMMSVLSQSRKHHPPKLAPPVKSPRISSARNSCRASRLIYAATRILEPGLQATNRAKCTLTYSSSMHYRVKDDVLTDEAGTLSPDVANQSNYNVNVGMDLMGQTSYKTCGNTLDVVNSRVDLEGQPFIYYPMSALNMLNDSALEVGRTKARVLVSSLEQEREAMSQRHRDHPISLGGCEKGSIQAHDDPTVERKLRCLEGQAHWHLASHRCKVPRDESSSCSSKIRTQSSNWKSLVRERMPPRAKSSNLRSRRTSVAVIAVTEAKDFISLNRSSSGQTPLRIPCEGDTHTFDSNEQFSNGQDKSLSNLRNPMFNRQTESPCDNSAFGKHRNAKCGGVTGKEMGVNSPSQTCRSACHCNLDRSITHKDSDVVSFTFNSPLKYKAGISSQLKLKRDDQIDITRKSTSEQHNEIVDGSVKHVSLQKQLPLKGDALGALLEQKLKELTCQEEDEMVSGDNPAKRSTAIILQELISALTAEQPMSEHGHMLDAENAFQSKGKLEGTCVGFFSRDADHLSPGSVLEVSSSTDSCTSSCLDNSSGHRLNFDSINYHEQLQPTEPDPDRLDSATFFNERKIEEKTASHIANHVSEILNSINLGGLGLTGKQLSHAKGVILNSELLFGTATHRHANGIRDFFFGPFLLDELESLADETWTNINWLLGFMETKEGNNLFRGFLFDCVIEVLDSKYCQYCNSGFKSFARLPSYMNTENLIQDVGEEIQKWESLVGMIPDELLDWDMNHSLGKWVDFDMEAFENGADIGRDILQILVEEIVVDLWECRLTSFD